Proteins encoded within one genomic window of Glycine soja cultivar W05 chromosome 1, ASM419377v2, whole genome shotgun sequence:
- the LOC114401943 gene encoding ribonuclease 1-like: MELKESILIKLLLLLPFFSVLCASPDFNFFYFVQQWPGSYCDTQKSCCYPTTGKPAADFGIHGLWPNYNDGTYPSNCDPNNPFNPSGISDLTSSLQSNWPTLACPSSDGITFWTHEWDKHGTCSESVLKQHDYFEAALNLRQKANLLQALTNAGIQPDGQSYSLSDIKEAIKNGIGYAPFIECNVDSSGNSQLYQVYLCVNTSGSDFMECPVFPRSKCGSDIEFPSF; the protein is encoded by the exons ATGGAGTTGAAGGAATCCATTTTGATTAAGCTTCTGCTGCTGCTACCCTTTTTCTCGGTTCTATGTGCTTCACCGGACTTCAATTTCTTCTACTTTGTTCAGCAG TGGCCAGGATCATACTGTGACACACAGAAGagttgttgctaccccacaactGGGAAGCCTGCAGCAGATTTTGGCATTCATGGTCTGTGGCCTAATTACAATGATGGCACATACCCATCTAACTGTGATCCTAACAACCCTTTCAATCCATCTGGG ATTTCTGATCTCACTAGCAGTTTGCAAAGTAATTGGCCCACACTGGCATGCCCAAGCAGCGATGGGATAACATTCTGGACCCATGAATGGGACAAACATGGCACTTGTTCAGAGTCAGTCCTTAAGCAGCATGACTATTTTGAAGCAGCTCTCAACCTTAGACAAAAAGCCAACCtcctccaagctcttacaaATGCAG GAATACAACCAGATGGGCAATCCTACAGCTTGAGTGACATCAAAGAGGCTATAAAGAATGGAATTGGGTATGCTCCATTCATTGAGTGCAATGTGGACTCATCCGGCAACAGCCAGCTATACCAAGTTTACTTGTGTGTGAACACTTCTGGGTCAGACTTCATGGAGTGCCCTGTGTTCCCCAGGAGCAAATGTGGCTCAGACATTGAGTTCCCATCTTTTTAG